Proteins encoded within one genomic window of Canis lupus dingo isolate Sandy chromosome 28, ASM325472v2, whole genome shotgun sequence:
- the IFIT5 gene encoding interferon-induced protein with tetratricopeptide repeats 5 isoform X2 → MSEIPKESLKAILLELECHFTWNLLKEDIDLFDVEDTIGQQLEFLTTKSRLTLYNLLAYVKHLKGQNEDALKCLEQAEEIIRREHSDKEEIRSLVTWGNYAWVYYHMDQLKESQKYIDKIGNVCKKLSSPSNYKLERPEIDCEKGWALLKFGGKYYQKAKAAFEKALEVEPDNPEFNIGYAITVYRLDDSDREGSIKSFSLGPLRKAVTLNPDNSYIKVFLALKLQDVHAEAEGERYIEEILDQISSQPYVLRYAAKFYRRKNSWDKALELLKKALEVTPTSSFLHHQMGLCYRAQMIQIKKATRNRPKGKDKMKVDELITSAIFHFRAAVERDSMFAFAYTDLANMYAEGGQYSNAEDVFQKALRLENITDDHKHQIHYHYGRFQEFHRKSESTAIHHYLEALKVKDRSSLRTKLASALKKLAIKRLGHNASDVQSLSALGFVYKLEGEKRQAAEYYERAQKIDPENAEFLTALCELRLSV, encoded by the coding sequence TGAAATTCCTAAGGAATCCTTGAAGGCCATTCTGTTGGAGTTAGAATGTCACTTTACATGGAATTTACTTAAGGAAGACATTGATCTGTTTGATGTGGAAGATACAATTGGGCAACAGCTTGAATTTCTTACCACAAAATCCAGACTCACTCTTTATAACCTATTGGCCTATGTGAAACACCTAAAAGGCCAAAATGAAGATGCTCTAAAGTGCCTGGaacaagcagaagaaataatcCGGCGAGAACACTCAGACAAAGAGGAAATACGAAGTTTGGTCACTTGGGGAAATTATGCCTGGGTATATTATCACATGGACCAGCTCAAAGAATCTCAGAAGTATATAGACAAGATAGGGAATGTTTGCAAGAAGTTGTCCAGTCCTTCTAACTATAAGTTGGAGCGTCCTGAAATTGACTGTGAAAAAGGGTGGGCACTCTTGAAATTTGGAGGAAAGTATTACCAAAAGGCTAAAGCAGCTTTTGAGAAGGCTTTGGAAGTGGAACCCGACAATCCAGAATTTAACATCGGCTATGCCATCACAGTGTATCGGCTGGATGATTCTGACAGAGAAGGGTCTATAAAGAGCTTTTCCCTGGGCCCTCTGAGGAAAGCTGTTACCCTGAACCCAGATAACTCCTACATTAAGGTTTTTCTGGCGCTAAAGCTTCAAGATGTACATGCAGAAGCTGAAGGGGAAAGGTATATTGAAGAAATCCTGGACCAAATATCATCCCAACCATATGTCCTTCGTTATGCAGCCAAGTTCTATAGGAGAAAAAATTCCTGGGACAAAGCTCTGGAACTTTTGAAAAAGGCCTTGGAAGTGACACCAACCTCTTCTTTCCTGCATCACCAGATGGGACTTTGCTATAGGGCACAAATGATCCAAATCAAGAAGGCCACACGCAACAGACCtaaaggaaaggataaaatgaaaGTTGATGAGCTGATTACATCTGCCATATTTCATTTCAGAGCAGCTGTGGAAAGAGACTCTATGTTTGCATTTGCCTACACGGATCTGGCCAACATGTATGCTGAGGGAGGCCAGTATAGCAATGCTGAAGACGTTTTCCAGAAAGCCCTTCGTCTGGAGAACATAACTGATGATCACAAACATCAGATCCACTATCACTATGGCCGCTTTCAGGAATTTCACCGAAAATCAGAAAGTACTGCTATCCACCATTATTTAGAAGCCTTAAAGGTCAAAGACCGGTCATCCCTACGCACCAAATTGGCAAGTGCTCTGAAGAAACTGGCTATCAAGAGACTTGGTCACAATGCTTCAGATGTGCAGAGTTTAAGTGCCCTAGGGTTTGTTTATAagctggaaggagaaaagaggcaaGCTGCTGAATACTATGAGAGGGCCCAAAAGATAGATCCAGAAAATGCAGAATTCCTTACTGCTCTCTGTGAGCTTCGACTTTCTGTTTAA
- the IFIT5 gene encoding interferon-induced protein with tetratricopeptide repeats 5 isoform X1 — MLSEIPKESLKAILLELECHFTWNLLKEDIDLFDVEDTIGQQLEFLTTKSRLTLYNLLAYVKHLKGQNEDALKCLEQAEEIIRREHSDKEEIRSLVTWGNYAWVYYHMDQLKESQKYIDKIGNVCKKLSSPSNYKLERPEIDCEKGWALLKFGGKYYQKAKAAFEKALEVEPDNPEFNIGYAITVYRLDDSDREGSIKSFSLGPLRKAVTLNPDNSYIKVFLALKLQDVHAEAEGERYIEEILDQISSQPYVLRYAAKFYRRKNSWDKALELLKKALEVTPTSSFLHHQMGLCYRAQMIQIKKATRNRPKGKDKMKVDELITSAIFHFRAAVERDSMFAFAYTDLANMYAEGGQYSNAEDVFQKALRLENITDDHKHQIHYHYGRFQEFHRKSESTAIHHYLEALKVKDRSSLRTKLASALKKLAIKRLGHNASDVQSLSALGFVYKLEGEKRQAAEYYERAQKIDPENAEFLTALCELRLSV; from the coding sequence TGAAATTCCTAAGGAATCCTTGAAGGCCATTCTGTTGGAGTTAGAATGTCACTTTACATGGAATTTACTTAAGGAAGACATTGATCTGTTTGATGTGGAAGATACAATTGGGCAACAGCTTGAATTTCTTACCACAAAATCCAGACTCACTCTTTATAACCTATTGGCCTATGTGAAACACCTAAAAGGCCAAAATGAAGATGCTCTAAAGTGCCTGGaacaagcagaagaaataatcCGGCGAGAACACTCAGACAAAGAGGAAATACGAAGTTTGGTCACTTGGGGAAATTATGCCTGGGTATATTATCACATGGACCAGCTCAAAGAATCTCAGAAGTATATAGACAAGATAGGGAATGTTTGCAAGAAGTTGTCCAGTCCTTCTAACTATAAGTTGGAGCGTCCTGAAATTGACTGTGAAAAAGGGTGGGCACTCTTGAAATTTGGAGGAAAGTATTACCAAAAGGCTAAAGCAGCTTTTGAGAAGGCTTTGGAAGTGGAACCCGACAATCCAGAATTTAACATCGGCTATGCCATCACAGTGTATCGGCTGGATGATTCTGACAGAGAAGGGTCTATAAAGAGCTTTTCCCTGGGCCCTCTGAGGAAAGCTGTTACCCTGAACCCAGATAACTCCTACATTAAGGTTTTTCTGGCGCTAAAGCTTCAAGATGTACATGCAGAAGCTGAAGGGGAAAGGTATATTGAAGAAATCCTGGACCAAATATCATCCCAACCATATGTCCTTCGTTATGCAGCCAAGTTCTATAGGAGAAAAAATTCCTGGGACAAAGCTCTGGAACTTTTGAAAAAGGCCTTGGAAGTGACACCAACCTCTTCTTTCCTGCATCACCAGATGGGACTTTGCTATAGGGCACAAATGATCCAAATCAAGAAGGCCACACGCAACAGACCtaaaggaaaggataaaatgaaaGTTGATGAGCTGATTACATCTGCCATATTTCATTTCAGAGCAGCTGTGGAAAGAGACTCTATGTTTGCATTTGCCTACACGGATCTGGCCAACATGTATGCTGAGGGAGGCCAGTATAGCAATGCTGAAGACGTTTTCCAGAAAGCCCTTCGTCTGGAGAACATAACTGATGATCACAAACATCAGATCCACTATCACTATGGCCGCTTTCAGGAATTTCACCGAAAATCAGAAAGTACTGCTATCCACCATTATTTAGAAGCCTTAAAGGTCAAAGACCGGTCATCCCTACGCACCAAATTGGCAAGTGCTCTGAAGAAACTGGCTATCAAGAGACTTGGTCACAATGCTTCAGATGTGCAGAGTTTAAGTGCCCTAGGGTTTGTTTATAagctggaaggagaaaagaggcaaGCTGCTGAATACTATGAGAGGGCCCAAAAGATAGATCCAGAAAATGCAGAATTCCTTACTGCTCTCTGTGAGCTTCGACTTTCTGTTTAA